The Scomber scombrus chromosome 5, fScoSco1.1, whole genome shotgun sequence genome window below encodes:
- the fbxo36a gene encoding F-box only protein 36a — MASLVGGQLFEISRQGPPPPKDFFQLVITKNEVIWRSWKISLRLEARGAPPKELKTSHHDFLHQKVLQQQVDYVFGQRILEHTVNLCQGKFDYLERLADDILLKIVSYLQLKDIPQLAETSHRFRKLCNSEKFWEQIVRYRCPDFTSDMEGIAKAMGWRRTYFTFFHTSGSKKQQ; from the exons ATGGCGTCCTTGGTCGGAGGGCAACTGTTTGAAATTAGTCGTCAGGGTCCACCTCCTCCAAAAGATTTTTTCCAACTTGTTATAACCAAAAATGAG GTCATATGGAGATCATGGAAGATTTCTTTGCGACTTGAAGCCCGGGGTGCTCCACCTAAAGAGCTGAAAACATCCCATCATGATTTCCTACATCAGAAAGTGCTACAGC AACAAGTTGATTATGTTTTTGGGCAGAGGATCCTCGAACACACAGTAAACCTTTGTCAAGGAAAGTTTGATTACCTGGAGCGCTTAGCTGATGACATATTACTCAAAATTGTGTCCTACCTGCAGCTGAAAGATATACCACAGCTGGCAGAGACCTCACATAGATTCAGGAAG CTCTGCAATTCTGAGAAGTTTTGGGAGCAGATTGTGAGGTATCGCTGTCCTGATTTCACCAGTGACATGGAGGGAATAGCCAAGGCCATGGGCTGGAGGAGGACATATTTTACCTTCTTCCACACCAGTGGCAGTAAGAAGCAACAGTGA